One genomic segment of Chryseobacterium phocaeense includes these proteins:
- a CDS encoding PepSY-associated TM helix domain-containing protein, translating to MKLKTAKRWFNWHKWTSLICTVFLLYLCITGLPLIFHEEIEHLLEDNKEAVSKGQEKLSLDKLATIAESKYPGEKVRYVFWDENEKNKVLFDIVDKPDAPYEKSKYLVLNEYTGEILGAPKTDGFMNIILKLHTDMFLGIPGKLFLGLMGMLFMVSILSGIVLYGPIMKKFDFGMVRKNKSKRIKWLDTHNLLGIAITAWMAVVGFTGVINTLSDVILGLWQQGQLAEMTAPYKNQKPLTGNFSSLEEAKKSAEKTITDMKVSVIVFPGTPFTSKHHYAVFMRGNTELTSKLLKPVLIDAKTGDVTDSRDMPWYVNALFISEPLHFGNYGGMVLKIIWTVFDVFTILVLITGLYLWIARRKAEKQQWKLILKDE from the coding sequence ATGAAGCTAAAAACTGCAAAGCGCTGGTTTAATTGGCATAAATGGACAAGCCTTATCTGTACCGTTTTTTTGCTGTATCTCTGTATAACAGGTCTACCATTAATTTTCCACGAAGAGATTGAACATCTTTTGGAGGATAATAAGGAAGCTGTGTCCAAAGGTCAGGAAAAATTAAGCCTCGATAAACTGGCAACAATTGCTGAGTCAAAATATCCTGGAGAAAAGGTAAGGTATGTTTTCTGGGACGAAAATGAAAAAAACAAAGTTCTTTTCGATATTGTAGATAAACCGGATGCCCCTTACGAAAAAAGCAAATATTTAGTTTTAAATGAATACACCGGGGAAATTTTAGGAGCTCCCAAAACAGACGGCTTCATGAATATCATTCTAAAGCTTCATACCGATATGTTTCTGGGAATTCCAGGAAAACTTTTTCTAGGACTGATGGGAATGCTGTTCATGGTCTCTATTCTTTCAGGGATTGTTCTTTATGGTCCCATTATGAAAAAATTTGACTTCGGAATGGTCCGTAAAAATAAATCAAAAAGAATTAAATGGCTGGATACCCATAATTTATTAGGAATTGCCATTACTGCATGGATGGCGGTTGTAGGATTTACCGGTGTGATCAATACGCTTTCAGATGTAATATTAGGTCTCTGGCAACAAGGGCAACTGGCGGAAATGACCGCTCCATATAAAAACCAAAAACCTTTAACCGGCAATTTCAGTTCTCTGGAAGAAGCCAAAAAATCTGCTGAGAAAACCATCACTGATATGAAAGTATCCGTCATTGTTTTTCCAGGAACTCCATTTACAAGCAAGCACCACTATGCCGTTTTTATGCGCGGCAATACGGAGCTCACGTCCAAACTATTAAAGCCGGTCCTTATAGATGCCAAAACAGGAGATGTAACAGATTCGCGGGATATGCCCTGGTATGTGAATGCACTTTTTATTTCTGAACCGCTTCACTTTGGAAACTATGGTGGGATGGTACTTAAAATTATCTGGACGGTTTTTGATGTCTTTACGATTCTTGTTCTTATCACAGGCTTGTATCTGTGGATTGCAAGAAGAAAGGCAGAAAAACAACAGTGGAAACTCATTTTAAAAGACGAATAA
- a CDS encoding TonB-dependent siderophore receptor: MKKLILSIAILSGVFALAQEKDSVNSKNIEEIIINSILKKDSEYTNKMPLKAIENPQSYSTVDRIFFDNQMIYSVDDAYRNVTGIQKMWSATNRAGDGGAYISLRGFTSNNSLRNGLVAPVTTSIDAVNVEKLEVLKGPSGTLFGSNVTSYGGVVNRVTKKPHERFEGNISLIGGSYNYYRAQADVNTPVTNDKKLMFRLNTAYTNSGTFQKTDAKNSFTAFAPSLLYKVNDKLSLSLDYEMFDTRANPEQSFFYLKKNPNYPGDPYTNVDNMKDLEKLGLDYKQSYTGKGLYTTSKVRNILGQINYQIDEHIRSSTNISTAYTFSNGYNPYFGVTVNPLDNNIYVKRADQSTDNSKKTYFQVQQNFNFDYKFGNDMRNRTVVGFDFMKIKNRLHYVYFTQGFLTPDVPANGYDYAGTFNSDTLAQAYQNLPKSTYDQIDDQDTYSGYISNVFTPTEGLNIMASVRYESNDFKGGKLWINDIKAYNQSAFSPKFGIVYQIVKDKFSVFGNYQNSFKSNGYIFTDAGVDPVLSDPERANQFEGGFKGSIFKGRVNATLSYYNIRVKNSLVTTGYSGANALQTQAGQLKSEGVELEVNAYLLKGLSLVGGVSYNDSKYIESDAATKGRRPGTAGSPWLASIYASYQILEGSLKGFGFGLGGNYANANAILNNNILGANNTVTGRDVFILPSYLVLNASAFYDTKKFRIGVKVDNFTNQHYWVGFTTANPQTLINALGSFTYKF, encoded by the coding sequence ATGAAGAAACTAATATTAAGCATAGCTATCCTGTCAGGGGTCTTTGCTTTAGCGCAGGAAAAAGACAGCGTTAATTCTAAAAATATAGAAGAAATTATCATCAACTCTATCCTTAAAAAAGATTCAGAGTATACTAATAAAATGCCTTTAAAGGCTATTGAAAATCCACAGTCCTACTCTACCGTAGATAGAATATTTTTTGATAATCAAATGATATATTCGGTAGATGATGCTTACAGAAATGTAACAGGTATCCAAAAAATGTGGAGTGCTACAAACAGAGCCGGAGATGGTGGTGCTTACATATCTTTAAGAGGATTTACATCCAACAATTCTTTAAGAAATGGTCTTGTGGCACCGGTTACAACTTCTATTGATGCTGTGAATGTGGAAAAGCTTGAAGTATTGAAAGGCCCGTCCGGGACATTATTTGGTAGTAATGTAACCTCTTATGGAGGGGTCGTTAACAGAGTTACAAAAAAACCTCATGAGAGATTCGAAGGAAATATCTCATTAATCGGGGGAAGTTATAATTATTACAGAGCGCAAGCGGATGTCAATACACCCGTGACTAATGATAAAAAATTAATGTTCCGCTTAAACACAGCTTATACAAACAGCGGAACTTTCCAGAAAACGGATGCCAAAAATTCATTTACTGCTTTTGCTCCTTCATTGTTGTATAAAGTCAACGATAAACTGAGCTTAAGCCTGGATTATGAAATGTTTGATACAAGAGCAAATCCCGAGCAATCATTTTTCTACCTTAAAAAGAACCCAAATTATCCGGGAGATCCATATACCAATGTTGATAATATGAAAGACCTGGAAAAATTAGGATTGGATTACAAACAGTCTTATACAGGAAAAGGTCTTTATACTACTTCAAAAGTAAGAAATATCTTAGGGCAAATTAACTATCAGATTGATGAACATATCAGATCATCAACTAACATAAGTACCGCCTATACTTTTTCAAACGGCTATAATCCATATTTTGGAGTGACTGTAAATCCGTTAGACAATAACATTTATGTAAAAAGAGCTGATCAGTCAACAGATAACAGCAAAAAAACATATTTCCAGGTTCAGCAGAACTTTAATTTCGATTATAAATTTGGAAATGATATGCGTAACAGAACTGTAGTTGGTTTTGATTTTATGAAGATTAAGAACAGACTGCACTATGTATATTTTACACAAGGTTTTTTAACGCCTGATGTCCCAGCAAATGGTTATGATTATGCAGGAACATTTAATTCTGATACATTAGCTCAGGCGTACCAGAATTTACCTAAAAGTACCTATGATCAGATAGATGATCAGGATACATACAGTGGCTATATTTCTAACGTATTTACTCCAACTGAAGGCTTAAATATAATGGCTTCCGTACGATATGAAAGTAATGATTTCAAAGGTGGAAAACTATGGATAAATGATATAAAAGCATACAATCAGTCTGCATTTTCTCCAAAATTCGGGATAGTTTATCAAATTGTAAAAGATAAATTCTCTGTTTTCGGAAATTATCAGAACAGTTTCAAAAGCAATGGATACATATTTACAGATGCCGGAGTAGATCCTGTTTTATCTGATCCTGAAAGAGCCAATCAGTTTGAAGGAGGTTTTAAAGGAAGCATCTTCAAGGGAAGAGTAAACGCAACATTAAGCTATTACAATATCAGAGTAAAAAACTCTTTAGTTACAACAGGATATTCAGGAGCAAACGCTCTTCAGACCCAGGCTGGTCAACTGAAAAGTGAAGGTGTGGAACTGGAAGTAAATGCTTATTTATTAAAAGGATTATCATTAGTAGGAGGCGTCAGCTATAACGACTCAAAATATATAGAATCTGATGCGGCAACGAAAGGAAGAAGACCAGGAACTGCAGGTTCACCATGGTTAGCAAGCATATACGCAAGTTACCAGATTCTTGAAGGAAGCTTAAAAGGTTTCGGCTTTGGTTTGGGAGGAAACTATGCTAACGCTAATGCCATCTTGAATAATAATATTTTAGGAGCAAATAACACCGTTACAGGAAGAGATGTGTTTATCCTTCCATCCTATTTAGTCCTTAATGCAAGTGCTTTCTATGATACTAAGAAATTCAGGATCGGTGTAAAGGTTGACAATTTCACCAACCAGCATTATTGGGTAGGATTTACAACAGCAAATCCTCAGACGCTTATCAATGCTTTAGGAAGTTTCACTTATAAATTCTAA